A window of Ipomoea triloba cultivar NCNSP0323 chromosome 2, ASM357664v1 contains these coding sequences:
- the LOC116009994 gene encoding receptor-like protein 14, whose product MRSLLIVCVFWCLLIALQWGGHECCVKEEKMALLYIKTFFIKVNNDTTGYTLPAWLDDGNDTNCCTWERVSCNPTTGRVTELTLDNLVYLGGQKQPSLDVSLFGPFEELVNLQLSRNHFNSCLPNQDFEELNHLERLEALNLAENGFGRNNILRSFGALTTLRSLNLSFNNISSNVFLRELSNLTNLETLDLKSNQLNGFLKAQDFTSLKNLKVLDLSANYFEGSIPPAIGNLSALVALSLAQNHLNGTLPNQEFCKLKNLDELDLSLNHLEGVFPPCFRNLTSLRLLDLSTNLFEGEISFIFPSLTSLENVRLSNNNFEGKFSLSFLANHSKAKVVEILNAGNLEVETEDSNWTPEFQLEVLVLSDSNLNQRSHKIPTFLAYQSMLKLLDLSHNNLQGDYPNWVIKNNSDLQILSLRNNSLEGNFDLQLHHNTSILRFDASHNLLFGKLQENEGRMLWQINYLNLSYNLFEGYVPSSFCNMSDLIFLDLSSNHFNGEIAKEMVSGCLRNLDTLILSSNSFHGQIFSSNFNMTKLSALRLEDNKFSGPISNAMSRSYGLEFLDASNNQFSGDLKSWISNMTDLHVLIIRNNSFNGQFPCEIPIHALLDVSHNFLSGPLPSCPIQPSHVLMQSNKFSGSIHEVLLNSSSNLLTLDIRENELSGNLPSVVGAKNLRVLLLGSNQLSGPFPNQLCRLQKLNLIDLSSNHLSGQIPRCISNITFGKSSDYEYFYGGFSFTKHCSLFSTTYGNFLIKDYYLDTVDGTVIEEVTIDFVTKKISYSYKGGILNLMSGLDLSCNNFTGKIPYELGNLSWIHVLNLSHNQIKGSIPKTFSRLRQIESLDLSYNNLTGKVPPELKDLNFLAVFSVAHNNLSGRIPKMKGQFETFDQSSYEGNPYLCGAPLPNNCSQISELPKTSQLTTETKWYEMDMLVFWVAFIVAYIIFFLGVVISLYVNSSWLRRLLEFLDYCYYAR is encoded by the exons ATGAGGAGCCTACtaattgtgtgtgttttttggtgtttgttAATTGCTTTACAATGGGGTGGTCATGAATGTTGTGTGAAAGAGGAAAAGATGGCTTTGCTTTACATcaaaacatttttcattaaaGTTAACAATGATACAACAGGTTATACTCTGCCGGCATGGCTTGACGATGGAaatgataccaattgttgcaCTTGGGAGCGGGTAAGTTGCAATCCCACCACAGGTCGAGTAACAGAGCTCACACTAGACAATCTTGTTTACCTCGGCGGCCAAAAACAACCTAGTCTCGATGTGTCCCTGTTTGGTCCTTTTGAGGAACTGGTAAACTTACAGTTATCTCGAAATCATTTTAATAGTTGCCTTCCTAACCAGG ATTTTGAGGAACTGAACCATTTGGAGAGGTTGGAGGCTTTGAACCTTGCAGAAAATGGGTTTGGAAGAAACAACATCTTGAGGTCTTTTGGTGCTCTTACGACACTCAGATCGTTGAATCTTAGCTTCAATAATATATCTAGCAATGTTTTTTTGCGAG AGTTATCTAATTTGACAAATTTGGAAACGTTGGATCTTAAGAGCAACCAACTCAATGGCTTCCTCAAAGCACAAG ATTTTACTTCACTCaagaatttaaaagttttaGACTTGAGCGCCAACTATTTTGAGGGGAGCATTCCTCCAGCTATTGGGAACTTGTCTGCTCTAGTTGCCTTATCATTGGCACAAAATCATCTCAATGGAACTCTTCCCAATCAAG AATTTTGTAAACTAAAAAATCTTGACGAGTTGGATCTCAGTCTTAATCACTTAGAAGGAGTGTTTCCACCTTGCTTCCGCAACTTGACTTCCCTTAGACTCTTAGACCTTTCTACAAACCTATTTGAGGGAGAGATTTCATTTATTTTCCCTAGCCTCACATCCCTAGAAAATGTTAGACTTAgcaataataattttgaaggaAAATTTTCATTAAGCTTCTTAGCCAATCACTCGAAGGCCAAGGTAGTTGAAATACTCAATGCGGGTAACTTAGAGGTGGAAACTGAAGATTCAAATTGGACCCCCGAGTTTCAATTAGAAGTTTTGGTATTATCAGACTCTAACCTTAACCAGCGGAGTCATAAGATTCCAACATTTCTGGCGTATCAAAGCATGCTGAAACTACTTGATCTCTCCCACAACAACCTGCAAGGGGACTACCCTAATTGGGTAATTAAGAACAACTCAGACCTCCAAATTTTGAGCCTAAGAAACAACTCTCTCGAGGGGAACTTTGATCTTCAGCTACATCATAATACAAGTATCTTGCGATTTGATGCATCTCACAATCTGCTTTTTGGAAAGCTTCAAGAAAATGAGGGAAGGATGCTTTGGCAGATAAATTACCTAAATTTGTCATACAACTTATTTGAAGGATATGTTCCATCCTCCTTTTGCAACATGAGTGATTTGATATTCCTAGATTTGTCTAGCAATCACTTCAATGGGGAAATTGCTAAGGAAATGGTTTCAGGATGCCTTAGAAATTTGGATACACTGATACTATCTTCTAATAGCTTTCATGGGCAGATATTCTCATCCAATTTTAACATGACCAAATTGAGTGCCTTGCGCTTGGAGGACAACAAATTTTCAGGACCTATCTCAAATGCAATGAGCAGAAGTTATGGATTGGAATTTTTAGATGCAAGCAACAATCAATTTTCAGGTGATCTAAAGAGCTGGATAAGTAACATGACAGATCTGCATGTCCTCATCATTCGAAACAACTCTTTCAATGGTCAATTCCCATGTGAAATTCCTATTCATGCCCTTCTTGATGTCTCTCATAACTTTCTTTCAGGACCATTGCCCTCTTGCCCAATTCAACCTTCTCATGTACTTATGCAATCAAACAAATTCAGTGGTTCAATACATGAAGTTCTATTAAACTCCTCATCAAATCTGTTGACATTGGATATTAGAGAGAACGAATTATCTGGAAATCTTCCATCTGTTGTTGGTGCAAAGAACTTGAGGGTTCTTCTATTGGGTAGCAATCAGTTGAGTGGTCCATTTCCAAACCAGTTGTGTAGGTTACAAAAGCTGAACTTGATTGATCTTTCAAGTAACCATTTATCTGGCCAAATACCTCGATGCATTAGCAATATTACATTTGGAAAATCGAGTGACTATGAATATTTTTACGGAGGTTTTTCATTCACTAAACATTGTAGCTTATTTTCCACTACCTATGGGAACTTCTTGATTAAAGATTACTACCTAGACACAGTGGATGGTACTGTCATTGAAGAAGTGACAATTGACTTTGTTACCAAGAAAATCTCCTACTCCTACAAAGGTGGCATCCTCAACTTAATGTCGGGATTGGATCTGTCATGCAACAACTTTACAGGTAAAATCCCATATGAACTTGGAAATCTCAGCTGGATTCATGTATTGAATTTGTCCCATAACCAAATCAAAGGTTCTATTCCCAAAACGTTCTCAAGGTTGAGACAAATTGAGAGTTTAGATCTTTCTTACAACAATCTAACTGGAAAGGTTCCACCAGAATTGAAGGATCTTAACTTTCTAGCTGTTTTCTCTGTTGCGCACAACAACTTATCAGGTAGAATTCCTAAAATGAAAGgacaatttgaaacctttgaCCAGAGCAGCTATGAAGGGAATCCATATCTTTGCGGTGCACCACTACCTAATAACTGCAGCCAGATAAGTGAGTTACCAAAAACCTCACAATTAACAACTGAAACAAAATGGTATGAAATGGATATGTTGGTTTTCTGGGTAGCTTTTATCGTAGCTTATATCATTTTCTTCTTAGGAGTGGTTATTTCCCTGTATGTTAACTCTTCTTGGCTTAGAAGATTGTTAGAGTTTCTGGATTATTGTTATTATGCACGCTAG